In Salinigranum rubrum, one genomic interval encodes:
- a CDS encoding CapA family protein yields the protein MVKSNSDFTLTATGDALITKPIDPFVGKPRFDSVVEILQDSDASIGHLEVTLPDEGTYATPPRAVPDRHQYLSARPGIVLGADSAVLDDLSRMGINMITGAGNHAFDYGHAGVEDTVAALRESNHVYAGIGTDLWEARSPSYRDTGNGRVALVNTTTSMAPGSEADEQSPLSPGRPGINPLHVRWIYKLTNEQISTLQEISESVGIEDIKETWLSRDYPSWEDEDYFFFMNLACKAVEDVAHTGIDYHLYEPDHQAVLEQVNIARDNANWVVMGLHTHQGPSGTRNVSGVPDFVRAFAHECIDEGADVVVGTGPRVLRPIEIYNGKPIFYSLGAFFYQTQPISRLPPECFRYYGVEDFASPHELWKTRYYDDDGTPIGYMGRSECWETIIPKCKFINGELKTIELYPVVLKHERHPDQQDSPAYADDCHGLPMIADGERGKAILERLASKSEEFGTVITFKNNIGMINL from the coding sequence ATGGTCAAAAGTAACAGTGATTTTACATTAACGGCCACAGGAGACGCACTGATTACCAAGCCAATCGATCCGTTTGTCGGAAAGCCGAGGTTCGATTCAGTCGTCGAGATATTACAGGATTCCGACGCGTCTATTGGACATCTCGAAGTCACACTACCCGACGAGGGAACCTACGCTACACCTCCGCGTGCGGTGCCCGATCGCCACCAGTACTTATCGGCCCGACCTGGCATCGTGCTGGGAGCAGATAGCGCAGTCCTCGATGACCTCTCGCGGATGGGCATCAACATGATTACGGGGGCAGGCAACCATGCTTTCGATTACGGCCACGCCGGTGTCGAAGATACTGTCGCTGCATTGCGGGAGAGTAACCACGTCTACGCGGGCATCGGAACCGATCTCTGGGAGGCACGGTCCCCGTCCTATCGTGACACCGGCAATGGTCGTGTTGCGTTAGTGAACACGACTACAAGCATGGCACCGGGAAGCGAAGCTGATGAACAGTCGCCACTCTCACCGGGACGCCCTGGGATCAATCCGTTACACGTGCGGTGGATCTACAAGCTAACGAACGAGCAGATCAGTACGCTCCAGGAAATCAGCGAAAGCGTCGGGATTGAGGATATAAAGGAGACGTGGTTATCTCGGGACTATCCCAGTTGGGAAGACGAGGATTACTTCTTTTTTATGAATTTGGCGTGTAAAGCAGTTGAGGATGTCGCTCATACGGGTATTGATTACCACCTCTACGAACCCGACCACCAAGCCGTCCTCGAACAGGTCAATATTGCTCGTGACAACGCTAACTGGGTTGTGATGGGATTACACACCCATCAGGGGCCATCTGGGACACGTAACGTCTCCGGGGTTCCCGACTTCGTTCGCGCATTCGCCCATGAATGTATAGACGAGGGGGCTGACGTGGTCGTTGGAACCGGACCACGGGTACTCAGACCCATAGAGATCTACAATGGTAAACCAATCTTTTACTCACTTGGCGCGTTCTTCTACCAGACCCAGCCAATTTCTCGATTACCGCCCGAGTGCTTCCGGTACTACGGTGTAGAAGACTTCGCCAGTCCACACGAACTATGGAAAACTCGGTATTACGACGATGATGGGACCCCGATCGGATACATGGGACGAAGCGAGTGCTGGGAAACTATCATTCCAAAATGCAAATTTATCAATGGGGAATTGAAAACAATTGAATTGTATCCAGTAGTCCTGAAACACGAGCGACATCCGGACCAGCAGGACTCTCCTGCATATGCCGATGACTGTCATGGCCTCCCAATGATAGCCGATGGAGAACGCGGTAAGGCGATATTGGAGAGATTAGCGTCCAAATCTGAAGAGTTCGGTACCGTAATAACTTTCAAAAATAATATTGGTATGATCAATTTGTGA
- a CDS encoding MFS transporter codes for MDPYPRGRRVVPLDQRSVRLSCCSAVLTEDVALQVLLIFVNQGFIGFYPTYLVEVRGLSPQVVSIVFSSYSALVIFSQSVTGICIGRFGAKLTVGILTGLYVLGLIAVGFARPPLQFLLVTVFLSQRPGTSVVNNTFLAEVLPDDIDDSGVGLLRTV; via the coding sequence ATGGATCCTTATCCTCGTGGGCGGCGGGTGGTTCCTCTCGATCAGCGTTCGGTTCGTTTATCCTGCTGTTCTGCCGTTCTTACCGAGGACGTCGCGCTTCAGGTTCTTCTGATCTTCGTCAATCAGGGCTTCATCGGCTTCTATCCGACGTATCTCGTGGAAGTCAGAGGGCTATCGCCGCAAGTCGTGTCCATAGTGTTCAGTTCGTACTCCGCACTCGTGATCTTCAGTCAGTCTGTGACCGGAATTTGCATCGGTCGGTTCGGCGCGAAGCTGACTGTCGGGATACTGACCGGCCTGTACGTTCTCGGCCTGATCGCGGTTGGGTTTGCACGTCCGCCGTTGCAATTCCTGCTTGTCACGGTCTTCTTGAGCCAGCGTCCCGGCACGTCAGTTGTCAACAACACCTTCCTTGCCGAGGTGCTTCCGGATGATATCGACGACTCAGGGGTCGGCCTCCTCAGAACCGTCTAG
- a CDS encoding Gfo/Idh/MocA family protein: MSYRVAVIGTGPGREYDISGRTHSWAYHHGDGYAGREDSELVACVDLVREYAEQYAREFSIPEDGVFRDHEAMLDAVRPDIVSIATPIPKHAPLTIDCARSGVQAVHCEKPFARTWAEARAMAHVCDRHDVQLTIAHQRRFGAPFRTAKVLVDDGEIGVLKRVEISYGNFFDRGSHAVDMAGYLVDESRGSWVLGQVDYSKSHVRYGVPVADHAFVSWQYENGVHGVTATGGGDDQFDTPHEFDFFDCFLQLIGTDGEIVIDRNEGPALEIRRDGGGYETVDVPAEQHDPSLVTRAIDDVIDSLSSGRESTLRAANALNTAEILFAGHESSRRRQRVELPLTGVYDHPLESLVELGEVSPIYPDDRPAHPADER; encoded by the coding sequence ATGTCCTATCGAGTAGCCGTCATTGGTACAGGACCTGGACGAGAGTACGACATCAGCGGCCGCACGCACTCGTGGGCCTATCACCACGGCGACGGCTATGCGGGCCGAGAGGATAGCGAACTTGTTGCCTGCGTTGATCTGGTTCGTGAGTACGCCGAGCAGTACGCTCGGGAGTTTTCGATCCCAGAAGACGGTGTCTTCCGTGATCACGAGGCGATGCTTGACGCAGTGCGTCCCGACATCGTGAGTATCGCCACCCCGATCCCGAAGCACGCACCGCTCACTATCGACTGTGCCCGAAGTGGTGTGCAGGCGGTCCACTGTGAGAAGCCGTTTGCGAGAACATGGGCGGAAGCACGGGCCATGGCCCACGTGTGTGACCGTCACGACGTGCAGTTGACGATCGCGCACCAGAGGCGGTTCGGCGCGCCATTTCGGACGGCGAAAGTCCTCGTGGACGACGGTGAAATCGGGGTGCTCAAACGCGTCGAGATCTCCTACGGCAACTTCTTCGACCGAGGAAGTCACGCCGTGGATATGGCCGGCTACCTAGTCGACGAATCGCGCGGCTCATGGGTGCTGGGACAGGTCGACTACTCGAAGTCACACGTCAGGTACGGCGTTCCGGTGGCCGATCACGCATTCGTCAGCTGGCAGTACGAAAACGGCGTCCACGGCGTCACTGCGACCGGGGGCGGTGACGATCAGTTCGATACACCTCACGAATTCGACTTCTTCGACTGCTTCCTGCAACTTATCGGCACGGACGGCGAGATTGTGATCGACCGCAACGAGGGGCCGGCCCTGGAGATACGTCGAGACGGTGGCGGGTACGAGACGGTCGACGTCCCGGCAGAACAGCACGACCCATCGCTGGTCACTCGAGCGATCGACGACGTGATCGACTCGCTCAGCAGCGGCCGAGAGAGTACGCTCAGAGCGGCTAACGCCCTCAATACTGCCGAGATACTTTTCGCAGGACACGAGTCCTCGCGCCGACGTCAGCGCGTTGAACTTCCCCTCACCGGCGTCTACGACCATCCACTCGAAAGTCTGGTCGAATTGGGAGAGGTTTCTCCCATCTATCCTGATGATCGGCCGGCACATCCGGCGGACGAGCGGTAA
- a CDS encoding (Fe-S)-binding protein, which yields MHIVLQIGSEITRPTFWLIGPVGKAVFYYLAAVAILVFLAGASERVKRYTKGDADHADRLDDLPSRVVESARTVLSNRTLFDRDFVGGVMHLLVMWGFLTLLIATIILGIDMDLYRPLTGESFFIGDFYLSYSFVADAMGLLFIVGLGIMLYRRYAARNERLWGHHTSLEDDLLVWTLFLLGVGGYLTEAVRIIGQDFPPFETASFVGWAVALIIAAVGVTPELARTLYPITWWAHALLALAFIAAIPMGKPFHMLSSFANVVTRDGDAGKRLPGIPADLDATNAETIDDFSWKELLDQDACTKCGRCSSVCPAKASDRPLDPRNVILDLKTYREERDAGGEDLPIIADGGAAVIDAATMESCMACMACMDSCPVEIEHLSSFTKMNRQLVDQGDVDSNVQNVFQNVMQQGNTFGDQARARADWTAELEFEVDDARETEVEFLWYVGDYPSYDDRNKQVARSLARLFELAGVEYGILYEDEVYDGNDVRRIGEEFLFLEQAGTLVDTFEACEFEKIVCTDPHSFNTFKNEYPEVDFAEFADDPMMAFEIEESWDGAPVYHWTQVVEELVDDGRLGLQGDELAYTVTYHDPCHLGRYNDEYEAPRELVRATGCKLVEMPRNRNDSFCCGGGGGGLWTDFDDEPKPSEERLREALEDTSAGDAIEKFVVACPMCMTMYEDGRKTGGYEDEIQIVDVAELLIEAVEIRDGRQA from the coding sequence ATGCATATCGTGTTACAGATTGGCAGTGAAATAACGCGGCCGACGTTCTGGTTGATCGGTCCAGTCGGGAAGGCCGTCTTCTACTATCTTGCAGCAGTCGCTATCCTCGTGTTTCTTGCGGGCGCATCCGAGCGAGTCAAGCGGTATACGAAAGGGGACGCTGATCATGCCGACCGACTTGATGACCTTCCGAGTCGGGTCGTGGAGAGTGCGCGAACGGTCCTTTCGAATAGGACGCTATTCGACAGGGATTTCGTCGGCGGTGTGATGCACCTGCTCGTTATGTGGGGTTTTTTGACGCTGCTGATCGCGACAATCATCCTCGGTATCGATATGGACCTTTACCGGCCATTGACCGGCGAGTCGTTTTTCATCGGTGACTTCTATCTCTCGTACTCCTTCGTCGCCGACGCGATGGGCCTGCTGTTCATCGTCGGACTGGGAATCATGCTGTACCGTCGCTATGCCGCTCGAAACGAGCGGCTGTGGGGGCACCACACGAGCCTCGAAGACGATCTGTTAGTATGGACGCTCTTCCTATTAGGTGTCGGCGGCTACCTCACTGAAGCCGTCAGAATCATCGGGCAAGACTTCCCGCCGTTCGAAACCGCGAGCTTCGTCGGGTGGGCCGTCGCGCTCATCATTGCTGCGGTCGGCGTCACGCCCGAACTGGCGCGTACACTCTACCCAATCACGTGGTGGGCGCACGCGCTACTTGCACTGGCGTTCATCGCGGCGATTCCGATGGGCAAGCCGTTCCACATGCTCTCGTCGTTTGCGAACGTGGTCACGCGCGACGGAGACGCCGGCAAACGTCTTCCGGGAATTCCTGCCGACCTCGACGCCACGAACGCCGAGACGATCGACGACTTCTCATGGAAGGAATTGCTGGATCAGGACGCCTGCACGAAGTGCGGCCGGTGTTCCTCGGTTTGCCCGGCTAAGGCGTCTGACCGGCCGCTCGACCCACGGAACGTCATTCTCGACCTGAAGACCTACCGGGAGGAGCGAGATGCCGGTGGCGAGGACCTTCCGATCATCGCCGACGGGGGTGCCGCTGTCATCGACGCGGCCACGATGGAGTCGTGTATGGCCTGTATGGCCTGCATGGATTCCTGTCCCGTTGAGATCGAACATCTGTCGAGCTTCACCAAGATGAACCGCCAACTGGTTGATCAAGGCGACGTGGATTCGAACGTCCAAAACGTATTCCAGAACGTGATGCAGCAGGGCAACACGTTCGGAGATCAGGCTCGCGCTCGAGCCGACTGGACTGCGGAACTGGAGTTCGAAGTTGACGACGCCCGCGAGACCGAGGTGGAGTTCCTCTGGTACGTCGGCGACTATCCCAGCTACGACGACCGGAACAAGCAAGTGGCCCGCTCGCTCGCGAGGTTGTTCGAACTCGCCGGCGTTGAGTACGGCATCCTCTACGAAGACGAGGTCTACGACGGTAACGACGTACGTCGGATCGGTGAGGAGTTTCTGTTTCTCGAACAGGCTGGCACTCTGGTCGATACGTTCGAAGCATGCGAGTTCGAGAAGATCGTTTGCACTGACCCACATTCGTTCAACACGTTCAAAAACGAGTATCCGGAGGTCGACTTTGCTGAGTTCGCCGACGATCCAATGATGGCCTTCGAGATTGAGGAATCATGGGACGGCGCACCGGTATACCATTGGACACAGGTCGTCGAGGAACTCGTCGACGACGGCCGTCTGGGCCTTCAGGGCGATGAGCTCGCCTACACAGTCACCTACCACGACCCGTGCCATCTCGGACGGTACAACGACGAGTACGAAGCACCGCGCGAACTCGTCCGTGCGACGGGCTGCAAGCTCGTCGAGATGCCGCGGAACCGTAACGACTCCTTCTGTTGTGGCGGTGGCGGTGGCGGTCTCTGGACGGACTTCGACGACGAACCGAAACCGAGCGAAGAGCGGTTGCGTGAAGCCCTCGAAGATACCAGTGCTGGCGATGCCATCGAGAAGTTCGTCGTCGCCTGTCCAATGTGCATGACGATGTACGAGGACGGCAGAAAGACCGGCGGCTACGAGGACGAAATCCAGATCGTCGACGTAGCGGAACTCCTGATAGAGGCGGTTGAGATACGCGACGGACGGCAAGCCTGA